From the bacterium genome, the window TTCTTGAGCAGCCCCAGGGTCTTGTCGTTGTCCACATCCCTGCCCGAAAGGATGCCGCAATGGCCATGGGAGGTGTATTCACAGGCGCAGACATCGGTCAGGACCGCCAGGTCCGGTGCCTCTTTTTTGAGGAGACGGACGGCCTTTTGAATGACGCCGTTCTTGGAATAGGCGGAAGTGGCCCGGTCGTCCTTGCGCTTAGGGATCCCAAAAAGAAGCACACCGGGGATGCCCACCTGGTGGGCGGAGAGGGCCTCCTTCACCAAGGACCGAAAGCCGTGACGTTCGATCCCCGGCATGGAACCGATGGGGTCGGACCCCTTGAGGTCCTCGGAAACGAAAAGGGGGAGGATGAAGTCCTTCGGGCCCAGGCGCGTCTCTTGGAAAAGACCGCGCAGGACATGGTTCTTCCGGAGGCGGCGCAGGCGGTGGGTGGGGAAACTCATGGGCTCTCTTTCGGGACGGTCACGGGATCTCGAGGCGACCTCAGTTTAAATTAAGCCATTTCCCAAGGCATCACTTCTTATCCCTTTTTTTCGCCCATCGGCCGATGGCGTCCACCAGATGATCCAGCGTATAGACCTTGGGCTGGGCCACCACCCGTCCGCCCCATTGGCGCACGGTCGCCCCCGTGACCGGGCCGATGACCGCCGCCGGCACTTGGGCCAGCCAGCGTTCCCGCTCGGCCGGGGTAAAGGCGCCATAGAAGTGTTCGGCCGCCGAGGAGGAAGCGAAGGTCAAAAGATCCACCCCTCCCTCGTCCTTGAAAAGGCTCCGCAATCGCCGGACCGCTCCCGGCGGGACATGGTTCTCATAGAGAGGCAGCAGATCGCAAGGGACCCTTTGGGCCCGGAAGAAGCGTTGGAGCACATCCCGTCCCTCCTTCGCCCGGATGAAAAGGACCCTTTGGCCCCGAAGGTCCATCCGGCGGAAGGCATGGACGAGCCCTTCTTGTTTGAAGTCCTTGGGAACAAGGGATGGGACCAGCCCCGCAGCCCGGGCCGCCTTAGCGGTGGAAGGTCCCACGCAAGCGATTGAAACCGGCCGGAGGCGGGAAAGGGGAAAACCCAGTTGTTGGAAGGCCTCCTTCAAGAACTCGACCGCGGGCGCGCTGGAAAGAACGATCCAATCATAATCCAAGGCTCCTTCCAGAAGCCGTCGGTCGCGCGGGCCCAAAGGTAGGGGTCTCAGTTCGATGGTGGCGGCCTCCACCACTTCAGCCCCTTTTTCCTTGAGCATCTGGGTCAGGGGGCCTGCCTTCATCAGGTTCCGGGTCACTAGGACCCGCAATCCTTTGAGCGGACGATGGGCTTCCGGGTCCAACCATTTCGAGAGGGCGACCACCTTCCCCAGGACCAGGATGGCCGGCGCCTGGAGCTTGGCCCCGTGGACCTTGGCCGCGATATCGGAAAGGACCCCCCGCACGCTCTTCTGATGACGGGTCGTCCCTTTTTGCACCACCGCAGCTGGAGTCTTGGGGTCCATGCCGTGGGAAAGGAGCCGCCGGGAAACTTCCGGCAGGGTGTGAAGGCCCATCAAGAAGACCAGGGTTCCCCGGTCCCGGGCCAGGTGGGCCCAATCGATCTGGCTTCCAGGCTTGTCCCCCGTTTCATGCCCGGTGACCACGGTAAAGGACGCGTTCATGCCCCGGTGGCTCAAGGGGATACCTGCCGCCGTGGGAACGGCATAGGACGAAGAGACCCCCGGGACCACCTCGAAAGGGATCTTGCGGGGAACGAGGGCCAACAGTTCTTCCCCACCCCGTCCGAAGACGAAGGGGTCACCGCCCTTGAGGCGGACGACTTTTTTCCCCTGGAGGGCATATTGGACCAGCTTGCGGTTGATCTGGGCTTGGTTGAGTGCGCCTTTCTTGCCCCGGCTCCCCCGAAAGATCCGGAGGGCTCCGGGCGGCGCATGCTCGAGGAGGTCCGGATGGACCAAGGCGTCATAGAGGACCACGTCCGCCTGGGAGAGGACCTCGCGGCCCCGCAGGGTCAAGAGGCCCGGATCGCCGGGACCGGCGCCCACCAGGAACACCCTTCCTTTCTTTACCAAGAGGCCCTCCCGAAACCATTAAGGATCTCCTGCGCCCCATTGGCCAAAAGGTTCCGGGCCAATTCCGTCCCCAGACCCCGGGGATCTTTCGGGTCCCCCTTCCGCGACCCACGCATGACCTGCTCGCCGCTGGGTTGGGCCACGACCCCGGATAGGGTCAGGATACCGTCCTGTAAGGTCGCCAAGGCCCCGACCGGGATCCGGCACCCGCCCAAAAGGGTCTTAAGGAAAGCCCGTTCGGCTTCGGCACATGTCCGGGTGGGGACATCGTCCAGTTCGGTAATCTTCTCGGCCATTTCCTTGTCGCGCTCCAGAAGGGTGACCGCCAATACGCCCTGGGCCGGGGCCGGAAGCATCCATTCCGGATCCAACCATTCGGTGGCCTCCGCCCCCCGCCCCAATCGTTTGAGACCCGCCCCCGCCAAAAGGACGGCCTCCATTTCCCCTTGAGCCATCTTGCGAAGGCGGGTGTCCACATTCCCCCTCAAGGGGACCACTTGCAGGTCCCGGCGGGCCGCACGGACCTGGGCTTCCCGGCGCGGCGAACTGGTCCCGATCCGGGCCCCTGCGGCAAGCTCATGGAACCGCTTGCCGTCCCGGGAAACCAGAACGTCCCGCGGGTCCTCGCGTTTGAGGAAGGCGCCATAATGAATGCCGGCCGGCAACACCGTGGGTACATCTTTGAGGCTGTGGATGGCCATGGCCACCCGGCCTTCCAGAAGGGCCTCATCCAATTCCTTGGTGAAGACCCCTTGAGGCGGCTCGCCTTCCGGGCCCACCTCCGCTTCTTTGGCCGAAAGCCGGTCACCCAGGGTCTTGACAACCTCCAGGACCACTTCATCCCTCGGGAACAATGGCGCGATCAGGTCGCGGACCATGCCCGCCTGGGCCAGGGCCAGTTCACTGCCTCGGGTACCGACCAGGATCCTCACGCTATTCCCTGCCCTTGGACCGCAGAAAGACCTCTTCCAACATCCGCGCAAAACCATAGCGGTCGCTTGGGTCCTTGACCTGCTTGAGGTTCACCGATGGCTCATGCAGGAGGCGCTGGGTCAGGTCCCGGGAAAGACGCTCCAAAGATCGTCTTTCCTTTTCGGTCAATTGGGCGTTCTTGCGGAAAAAATCGTCCAACTCGGCCTTGCGGATGGCTTCGAAATGCTCCCGGAGACGCACCACCACAGGCACCAATTCGAGGGACGAAAGCCATTGGGCCAGATCGGACACCTCTTCGCGGAGGATCACCTCGGCATCCTCGACCGCCTTCCGGCGTTGGGCCCGGTTCGATTCGGCGATACGGGACAGGTCGTCGATATTGTAGAGATAGACCGAATCAAGCTTCCCCGCCTCCGGATCGATGTTGCGCGGCACTCCCAGATCGATCAGGAACAGGGGACGCCCCTTGCGGGCGCGCATGGCGCTTTCCACTGCTCCTTTTTGGAGCCAACCAGGCATGGTGGAAAGTGAGACCAACACGATATCGACATTCTCCAGGTGGCCCAGCGCACCCTCCAAGCCCAAGGCCTCCCCACCCAGGCGCGCCGCCAGGGCCTTGGCCTTGTCCAAGGTCCGGTTGCCGATGAAAAGATGCTCCATCCCTGCGTCCACCAGGTACTTGGCCGTCAATTCCCCCATCTCGCCCGCTCCGACCAGCAGGGCCGATTTTTCCCTCAGGTCGGCGAAGATCTTGCGGGCCAGGTCCACCGAAACACTGGAAACATTGACGGGTGAACGGGCGATATCGGTCTGGGTCCTCACCCGCTTGGCCGCGGCAAAGGCCCGCTCAAATATCCCGTGGAAGGCCGAGCCGACGGTCCCCGCCTCCTGCGCGCCTTGGAAGGCCTCCTTGACCTGGCCCAAGATCTGGGCTTCCCCCACCACCATGGAATCCAGCGAGGCCGCCACCCGGAAAAGGTGCAGGAACCCCTCGGTCCCCTCGTGATGATAGAAGAACTTCTTGGCCTCGGCGGGCTTCAACTTATGGTAATGGGAAAGGGCTTCCCTTACCTCCTCCAGGCACCGCTCCGGATGGGGGGTGTTGAGATAGAACTCCAC encodes:
- the hemA gene encoding glutamyl-tRNA reductase; the encoded protein is MEPAKFIAYGLNHVTAPISVREKYALPPEGVAEVLARLRPHAPETVFLSTCNRVEFYLNTPHPERCLEEVREALSHYHKLKPAEAKKFFYHHEGTEGFLHLFRVAASLDSMVVGEAQILGQVKEAFQGAQEAGTVGSAFHGIFERAFAAAKRVRTQTDIARSPVNVSSVSVDLARKIFADLREKSALLVGAGEMGELTAKYLVDAGMEHLFIGNRTLDKAKALAARLGGEALGLEGALGHLENVDIVLVSLSTMPGWLQKGAVESAMRARKGRPLFLIDLGVPRNIDPEAGKLDSVYLYNIDDLSRIAESNRAQRRKAVEDAEVILREEVSDLAQWLSSLELVPVVVRLREHFEAIRKAELDDFFRKNAQLTEKERRSLERLSRDLTQRLLHEPSVNLKQVKDPSDRYGFARMLEEVFLRSKGRE
- the cobA gene encoding uroporphyrinogen-III C-methyltransferase, translating into MVKKGRVFLVGAGPGDPGLLTLRGREVLSQADVVLYDALVHPDLLEHAPPGALRIFRGSRGKKGALNQAQINRKLVQYALQGKKVVRLKGGDPFVFGRGGEELLALVPRKIPFEVVPGVSSSYAVPTAAGIPLSHRGMNASFTVVTGHETGDKPGSQIDWAHLARDRGTLVFLMGLHTLPEVSRRLLSHGMDPKTPAAVVQKGTTRHQKSVRGVLSDIAAKVHGAKLQAPAILVLGKVVALSKWLDPEAHRPLKGLRVLVTRNLMKAGPLTQMLKEKGAEVVEAATIELRPLPLGPRDRRLLEGALDYDWIVLSSAPAVEFLKEAFQQLGFPLSRLRPVSIACVGPSTAKAARAAGLVPSLVPKDFKQEGLVHAFRRMDLRGQRVLFIRAKEGRDVLQRFFRAQRVPCDLLPLYENHVPPGAVRRLRSLFKDEGGVDLLTFASSSAAEHFYGAFTPAERERWLAQVPAAVIGPVTGATVRQWGGRVVAQPKVYTLDHLVDAIGRWAKKRDKK
- the hemC gene encoding hydroxymethylbilane synthase; translation: MRILVGTRGSELALAQAGMVRDLIAPLFPRDEVVLEVVKTLGDRLSAKEAEVGPEGEPPQGVFTKELDEALLEGRVAMAIHSLKDVPTVLPAGIHYGAFLKREDPRDVLVSRDGKRFHELAAGARIGTSSPRREAQVRAARRDLQVVPLRGNVDTRLRKMAQGEMEAVLLAGAGLKRLGRGAEATEWLDPEWMLPAPAQGVLAVTLLERDKEMAEKITELDDVPTRTCAEAERAFLKTLLGGCRIPVGALATLQDGILTLSGVVAQPSGEQVMRGSRKGDPKDPRGLGTELARNLLANGAQEILNGFGRASW